A single Gemmatimonadaceae bacterium DNA region contains:
- a CDS encoding serine hydrolase, giving the protein MMGRTSYLRIAVLGAIVLASPAPAQRASAPDWAAFDRYVAQAAKDWKVPALAIAVVKDDSLVFAKGYGVLEVGKNQAANEHTRFAIGSTTKAMTSASLAMLVDDGKIHWDDHVTDYIPELQLSDPYATRELTIRDLLTHRTGLPGTDLFWARWHYSLPEIIHGLRYIKPESSFRSNWSYQNVMYALSGTIVERASGMSWEAFVRSRIFGPLGMNETEALVSEIAGKPNVSVPHYAINDTIRVVPMRSTDAIAPAGSVWSSVSDMSKWMRFILDSGRVGDKRLIKASTFSELITPQIQAPMEEYPALQLSKPDFFSYGFGWFIQNYAGQQVWMHTGSIDGQCAIIGLMPNERLGVYVLENLDHAELRHALMYRAFDLYNGGPSRDWSADVSALFARMRQGAVRATQASQRVERPASVPIEKYAGTFVDSAYGTVTVTASNGTLRARVVTDPEADLDHLDVDSFRTHAANPRDQIALTFTPDGIGGISAVRVYGVSFARTRK; this is encoded by the coding sequence ATGATGGGAAGGACTTCATACCTGCGCATCGCCGTTCTCGGAGCGATCGTCCTCGCGTCGCCTGCGCCCGCACAAAGGGCTTCAGCTCCCGACTGGGCGGCGTTCGATCGTTACGTGGCGCAGGCGGCGAAAGACTGGAAGGTGCCCGCATTGGCGATCGCCGTGGTGAAGGACGACTCGCTCGTCTTCGCCAAAGGGTACGGCGTGCTCGAGGTAGGCAAGAATCAGGCGGCCAACGAGCACACCCGGTTCGCGATCGGCTCGACGACGAAGGCGATGACGTCGGCGTCGCTCGCCATGCTCGTCGACGATGGCAAGATCCATTGGGACGATCACGTCACCGACTACATCCCCGAGCTCCAGCTCTCCGATCCGTACGCGACGCGCGAATTGACGATTCGCGACCTGCTCACGCACCGCACCGGCTTGCCGGGCACGGATCTCTTCTGGGCCCGGTGGCACTACTCGCTTCCCGAAATCATCCATGGGCTGCGGTACATCAAGCCCGAATCGTCGTTCCGGTCGAACTGGTCGTATCAAAACGTGATGTACGCGCTGAGCGGAACGATCGTCGAACGCGCGTCGGGCATGTCGTGGGAGGCGTTCGTTCGCTCGCGCATCTTCGGCCCGCTCGGCATGAACGAGACCGAAGCGCTGGTGTCGGAGATCGCCGGCAAGCCGAACGTGTCCGTCCCGCACTACGCGATCAACGACACCATTCGCGTCGTACCCATGCGATCGACCGACGCCATCGCGCCGGCCGGTTCGGTGTGGTCGAGCGTGAGCGACATGTCGAAGTGGATGCGCTTCATCCTCGACAGCGGGCGAGTCGGCGACAAGCGCCTGATCAAAGCGTCGACCTTCAGCGAGTTGATCACGCCGCAGATTCAGGCGCCGATGGAGGAGTACCCGGCGCTCCAACTGTCGAAGCCCGACTTCTTCAGCTATGGATTCGGCTGGTTCATCCAGAACTACGCCGGCCAACAGGTTTGGATGCACACCGGGAGCATCGACGGCCAGTGCGCGATCATCGGTCTCATGCCGAACGAGCGGCTGGGCGTGTATGTCCTCGAGAATCTCGATCACGCGGAGCTGCGCCACGCACTCATGTATCGCGCGTTCGACCTGTACAACGGCGGCCCGTCGCGAGATTGGAGCGCCGACGTGAGCGCCCTCTTCGCCCGCATGCGCCAGGGCGCCGTGCGCGCGACGCAAGCGTCGCAGCGCGTCGAGCGCCCGGCGTCGGTGCCGATCGAGAAGTACGCCGGCACGTTCGTCGACTCGGCGTACGGCACGGTCACGGTCACGGCCTCGAACGGAACGCTGCGCGCGCGCGTCGTCACCGATCCGGAGGCCGACTTGGATCATCTGGACGTCGATTCGTTCCGCACCCACGCCGCGAACCCGCGCGATCAGATCGCGCTCACCTTCACACCTGACGGCATCGGCGGCATCTCGGCCGTCCGCGTCTACGGCGTTTCGTTCGCGCGAACGCGCAAATGA